The following proteins come from a genomic window of Pectobacterium actinidiae:
- a CDS encoding M20 family metallopeptidase: MNAIHTEGTLPAVNHQNVEEICDLIAAKRQQFCTLSDGIWDTPELNYEEHRSAAQHEAVLKAEGFRLTKGIADMPTALLGEFGEGLPIIAILGEYDALPGLSQQANVAEPKPLENGGNGHGCGHNLLGTAALQAATAVKDYLQKHALSGTVRFYGCPAEEGGSSKGFMVKEGVFDDVDIALCWHPATFTGVNSPVSLACNELNFYFKGRAAHAAASPHLGRSALDAVELMNVGVNYMREHMPSSARIHYAITDSGGHAPNVVQANATVRYLVRARQLPELHQLVKRVKKIAEGAALMTETEVSSEVISGDANLLANPPLEARMHEHLLALGPIPFDDEDRKMAAMFQTALSAEDIAESYARFGVKPQPGLTLHDGIYPLYSPNDAFIGSTDVGTVSWVVPTVQIRSATYAIGTPAHSWQLVAQGKTGAAHKGTEYAAKAMASLAIDLLVTPELIAQAKADHQERLQQTPFENPIPDDVFPPIPQG; this comes from the coding sequence ATGAATGCAATACACACTGAAGGAACGCTGCCAGCCGTCAATCACCAGAACGTAGAAGAGATCTGCGATCTGATTGCCGCCAAGCGGCAGCAGTTCTGTACGCTGAGCGACGGCATCTGGGATACGCCGGAACTGAACTACGAAGAGCATCGTTCGGCGGCGCAGCACGAAGCCGTCCTCAAAGCAGAAGGCTTCCGTCTGACGAAAGGCATCGCCGACATGCCAACCGCGCTATTAGGAGAATTCGGCGAAGGTCTGCCGATTATTGCCATTCTGGGTGAATACGACGCGCTGCCGGGGCTGAGCCAGCAGGCGAATGTCGCTGAGCCAAAGCCGCTGGAAAACGGTGGCAATGGCCACGGTTGCGGACATAACCTGCTCGGTACCGCAGCGCTACAGGCGGCGACGGCAGTGAAAGATTATCTGCAAAAGCACGCGTTGTCCGGAACCGTACGCTTTTACGGCTGCCCTGCGGAAGAAGGCGGCTCATCCAAAGGCTTTATGGTCAAGGAAGGCGTTTTTGACGACGTCGATATCGCCCTCTGCTGGCACCCAGCAACCTTCACTGGCGTCAACAGCCCGGTATCGCTGGCCTGTAACGAACTGAATTTTTACTTCAAAGGCCGCGCCGCGCATGCCGCAGCCAGCCCGCATTTGGGCCGCAGCGCGTTGGATGCCGTGGAACTCATGAACGTTGGCGTGAACTACATGCGCGAGCACATGCCGTCCTCCGCCCGCATCCACTATGCCATTACCGACAGCGGTGGCCACGCCCCGAACGTCGTTCAGGCCAACGCCACCGTGCGTTACCTCGTACGGGCACGTCAGTTGCCGGAACTGCACCAGTTGGTCAAACGTGTGAAGAAAATTGCAGAGGGCGCGGCGCTGATGACAGAAACCGAAGTCAGTAGCGAAGTGATTAGCGGCGATGCCAATCTGTTGGCAAATCCGCCGCTGGAAGCGCGTATGCACGAACATCTGCTGGCGCTTGGCCCAATACCGTTCGATGACGAAGACCGTAAGATGGCAGCGATGTTCCAGACCGCGCTGAGCGCAGAAGACATCGCCGAATCCTACGCGCGTTTCGGCGTTAAACCTCAACCGGGCTTAACGCTGCACGACGGGATTTATCCGCTGTATAGCCCGAATGACGCCTTCATCGGCTCTACCGATGTGGGTACGGTGAGTTGGGTTGTGCCGACCGTGCAAATTCGCAGCGCCACCTATGCCATCGGCACACCGGCGCATTCGTGGCAGTTGGTCGCACAGGGGAAAACCGGTGCCGCACACAAAGGTACGGAATACGCAGCGAAAGCGATGGCATCACTGGCTATCGATCTGCTGGTCACGCCCGAACTGATTGCACAGGCAAAAGCCGACCATCAGGAAAGATTACAGCAGACACCGTTTGAGAACCCGATTCCAGACGACGTGTTTCCGCCTATCCCACAGGGATAA
- a CDS encoding SPOR domain-containing protein, translated as MDEFKPEDELKPDTSDRRPTRQQKSSSFAVPKFALSRQHLMIGIGIVVLVLLIVGIGSALQAPSQPQTSQTQNQANGERNIDLSSSSSMTQNAQPSSPGESPAAVSGEASHGQIPGQVSSQTPTSPQTLSAPPISGTPTDAQVQPPVAGQQRIELPGNITDALSQQQGRVSEFSQGVAGNSTLPTAPATVAPTGKTPATSSAKNTHSTTPAHASNTKPAANNAPKASVASKPAANAKATPAAAGQNVSVQNAPASHFTLQLSSASRSDTLKAYAKQHNLAHSWVYETKRDGKSWYVLVTGVYASSAEAKQAIAALPAEVQAKKPWVKPIRQVKQDLNK; from the coding sequence ATGGATGAGTTCAAGCCGGAAGATGAGCTGAAGCCTGATACCAGTGACCGTCGACCTACTCGTCAACAGAAAAGCAGCAGCTTCGCGGTACCTAAGTTCGCGCTTTCCAGACAGCACCTGATGATTGGTATCGGGATTGTGGTGTTGGTATTGCTGATCGTGGGTATCGGTTCTGCTTTGCAGGCACCTTCTCAGCCACAAACGTCACAGACGCAGAATCAAGCGAATGGCGAGCGCAATATAGACCTGTCTTCCTCGTCCTCCATGACACAGAACGCGCAGCCTTCCTCACCGGGTGAAAGCCCTGCGGCAGTGTCTGGCGAAGCCAGTCATGGGCAAATCCCAGGGCAGGTGTCTTCTCAAACGCCGACGTCGCCTCAGACATTAAGCGCTCCACCGATTTCTGGTACGCCGACGGATGCGCAGGTTCAGCCGCCAGTGGCAGGCCAGCAGCGTATTGAGCTGCCGGGCAATATCACTGATGCGCTGTCGCAACAGCAAGGGCGCGTGAGCGAATTCTCTCAGGGTGTGGCAGGAAATTCGACGTTGCCAACGGCACCTGCGACGGTTGCTCCGACGGGGAAAACGCCAGCGACCTCATCCGCTAAAAATACGCACAGCACGACGCCTGCACACGCTAGCAACACTAAGCCTGCGGCGAACAACGCGCCAAAAGCGTCAGTAGCAAGCAAACCTGCCGCTAATGCAAAAGCGACTCCTGCTGCGGCCGGACAAAATGTCTCTGTACAGAATGCGCCTGCCAGCCACTTTACTTTGCAACTGAGCAGCGCTTCACGCTCGGATACGCTGAAAGCCTACGCGAAACAACATAATCTCGCCCATTCGTGGGTGTATGAAACGAAACGAGACGGAAAATCCTGGTATGTGTTAGTGACCGGAGTCTATGCTTCTTCTGCGGAAGCGAAACAGGCGATTGCCGCGTTGCCCGCAGAGGTACAAGCGAAAAAACCATGGGTTAAGCCGATCCGCCAGGTGAAGCAGGACTTGAATAAGTAA
- a CDS encoding ABC transporter ATP-binding protein: protein MTTPAISLRNIHKSFGSLDVLKGISIEANQGEVISILGSSGSGKSTLLRCSNLLELPDQGEIIVGGEAIEMKPNRKGQNRPSNLKQIDRIRTQLGMVFQNFNLWSHKTVLENIIEAPVHVLKRPQAECVEHAEQLLEKVGLADKRHYYPAHLSGGQQQRAAIARALAMEPKVMLFDEPTSALDPELVGEVLRVMRTLADEGMTMLVVTHEMDFAREVSNRIVFLHQGEIEEQGTPEHVFTASQSARFRQFIASW from the coding sequence ATGACGACACCCGCCATTAGCCTGCGCAACATTCATAAAAGCTTCGGCTCTCTGGACGTCCTGAAAGGGATTTCGATTGAGGCCAATCAGGGGGAAGTCATCTCAATTTTGGGATCGTCCGGTTCAGGTAAATCGACGCTGCTGCGCTGTAGCAATCTGCTTGAGCTTCCCGATCAGGGCGAGATTATCGTCGGCGGAGAAGCGATTGAAATGAAGCCGAACCGCAAAGGGCAGAACCGTCCGTCGAACCTCAAACAGATCGACAGAATTCGTACCCAACTGGGCATGGTATTTCAGAATTTTAACCTCTGGTCACACAAGACCGTACTGGAAAACATCATCGAAGCGCCCGTGCACGTCTTAAAGCGTCCACAGGCGGAGTGCGTGGAGCACGCCGAACAGCTGTTAGAGAAAGTCGGTCTGGCAGATAAGCGTCACTACTATCCCGCACATTTATCCGGTGGTCAGCAACAGCGCGCCGCGATTGCCCGTGCGCTCGCGATGGAACCGAAAGTGATGCTGTTTGATGAGCCGACCTCCGCGCTCGACCCTGAGCTGGTCGGCGAAGTGCTGCGCGTGATGCGCACGCTAGCGGATGAAGGAATGACCATGCTGGTCGTCACGCACGAAATGGATTTTGCCCGCGAAGTCTCCAACCGCATCGTTTTCCTCCATCAGGGGGAAATTGAAGAACAAGGCACGCCGGAGCACGTTTTCACCGCCAGCCAGTCGGCGCGCTTCCGGCAATTTATTGCCAGTTGGTAA
- the trpS gene encoding tryptophan--tRNA ligase — translation MSKPIVFSGAQPSGELTIGNYMGALRQWVNMQDDYDCIYCIVDLHAITVRQDPQALRKATLDTLALYLACGIDPKKSTIFVQSHVPEHSQLSWILNCYAYFGELSRMTQFKDKSARYEENINAGLFSYPVLMAADILLYQTNQVPVGEDQKQHLELSRDVGQRFNSLYGDIFKVPEPFIPKSGARVMSLLEPTKKMSKSDDNRNNVIGLLEDPKAVVKKIKRAVTDSDEPPVVRYDVANKAGVSNLLDILSGVTGKTIPELEQEFNGQMYGHLKGAVAEAVSGMLSELQERYHRYRNDEAFLQQIMREGAEKASARAQETLKKVYDAIGFVARP, via the coding sequence ATGAGCAAGCCCATTGTATTTAGCGGTGCGCAACCGTCTGGTGAATTGACCATTGGTAACTACATGGGGGCGTTACGTCAGTGGGTCAACATGCAGGACGATTACGACTGCATCTATTGCATCGTGGATTTGCATGCCATCACGGTACGTCAGGATCCGCAGGCGCTGAGAAAAGCGACGCTGGATACGCTGGCGCTGTATCTGGCCTGCGGCATCGATCCGAAAAAGAGCACCATTTTTGTTCAGTCTCACGTGCCTGAGCACAGCCAACTGAGCTGGATACTGAACTGTTACGCGTATTTCGGCGAACTGAGCCGTATGACGCAGTTCAAAGATAAATCCGCGCGTTATGAAGAGAACATCAACGCTGGTCTGTTTAGCTATCCGGTGCTGATGGCGGCAGATATCCTGCTGTACCAAACGAATCAGGTACCGGTGGGTGAAGATCAGAAGCAGCATCTGGAATTGAGCCGTGATGTTGGGCAGCGCTTCAACAGCCTGTATGGCGACATTTTCAAAGTGCCAGAGCCGTTTATCCCGAAATCGGGCGCCCGCGTGATGTCGCTGCTGGAGCCGACCAAGAAGATGTCCAAATCTGACGATAACCGCAATAACGTTATCGGGCTGCTGGAAGATCCGAAAGCGGTGGTGAAGAAGATCAAACGCGCGGTGACGGATTCCGATGAGCCGCCAGTCGTTCGCTATGACGTAGCGAATAAAGCCGGGGTATCGAACCTGTTGGATATTCTGTCTGGTGTGACGGGAAAAACCATCCCTGAGCTGGAGCAGGAATTTAACGGCCAGATGTATGGTCACCTGAAAGGCGCGGTGGCGGAGGCTGTATCCGGTATGTTGTCTGAGCTACAAGAACGTTATCATCGCTACCGTAACGATGAGGCTTTCTTGCAACAGATCATGCGTGAAGGGGCTGAAAAAGCCAGTGCTCGCGCACAGGAAACGCTGAAGAAAGTTTACGACGCTATCGGTTTTGTTGCCCGTCCGTAA
- the rpe gene encoding ribulose-phosphate 3-epimerase: MKPFLIAPSILSADFARLGEDTANVLAAGADVVHFDVMDNHYVPNLTIGPLVLKSLRDYGITAPIDVHLMVKPVDRIIPDFANAGASFITFHPEATDHLDRSLQLIKDHGCKAGLVFNPATPLSYLDYVMDKLDIILLMSVNPGFGGQSFIPSTLDKLRQVRRLIDDSGYDIRLEVDGGVKVDNIGAIAEAGADMFVAGSAIFGHPDYRAVIDQMRSEISRTTHD, encoded by the coding sequence ATGAAACCGTTTTTAATCGCGCCGTCCATTTTGTCGGCTGATTTTGCCCGTCTTGGTGAAGATACCGCTAACGTATTGGCTGCCGGGGCTGATGTGGTCCATTTTGATGTCATGGATAACCACTATGTGCCAAATTTGACGATTGGCCCACTGGTTCTGAAATCCCTGCGCGATTACGGCATTACCGCGCCGATTGACGTTCACCTGATGGTGAAACCGGTTGATCGTATCATCCCGGATTTCGCCAACGCGGGTGCCAGTTTCATTACCTTTCATCCCGAAGCCACGGATCATCTCGATCGTTCATTGCAGCTGATTAAAGATCACGGCTGCAAAGCCGGCTTGGTGTTTAACCCAGCGACGCCGCTAAGTTATCTCGATTACGTCATGGATAAGCTGGATATCATTCTGCTGATGTCAGTTAATCCTGGATTTGGCGGCCAGTCCTTTATTCCCAGCACGCTGGATAAGCTGCGTCAGGTTCGTCGCTTGATCGACGACAGCGGTTACGACATTCGACTGGAAGTCGATGGCGGCGTAAAAGTGGACAATATCGGTGCCATTGCTGAGGCGGGCGCGGATATGTTTGTGGCGGGATCGGCTATTTTTGGTCACCCAGATTACCGTGCCGTCATTGATCAAATGCGTAGTGAAATTTCAAGGACGACACATGACTGA
- a CDS encoding phosphoglycolate phosphatase has translation MTELTAVRGLAFDLDGTLIHSAPGLAAAIDQALVAQSLPAAGEARVATWIGNGADVMVERALRWAGVEPTAVRLQETRERFDRYYAQTVDSGSTLFPQVKETLAQLAQQGVPMAVVTNKPTPFVAPLLAGLGIGDYFSLIIGGDDVIVKKPHPAPLYLVLAKLGLRASELLFVGDSRNDIQAAQAAGCRSVGMTYGYNYGEAIELSQPDVVLDRFADILPLIGHSSSHNQEPLV, from the coding sequence ATGACTGAATTAACCGCAGTTCGCGGCTTGGCTTTTGATTTGGATGGGACGCTGATTCACAGCGCACCGGGTCTGGCGGCGGCGATCGATCAGGCTTTAGTGGCGCAGTCGTTGCCTGCCGCGGGCGAAGCCCGTGTTGCCACCTGGATTGGTAACGGTGCGGACGTGATGGTGGAACGGGCGCTGCGCTGGGCTGGCGTTGAACCCACTGCTGTGCGCTTGCAGGAAACCCGTGAGCGGTTCGATCGCTATTATGCGCAGACGGTGGATAGCGGTAGTACGCTGTTTCCACAGGTAAAAGAGACGCTGGCGCAGTTGGCACAGCAGGGCGTTCCGATGGCGGTGGTGACCAATAAACCCACGCCGTTCGTTGCACCGTTGCTGGCAGGGTTAGGGATCGGCGACTATTTTTCGCTGATTATCGGTGGCGATGACGTCATTGTGAAAAAGCCGCATCCTGCACCGCTCTATCTGGTACTCGCTAAACTGGGGCTGCGTGCCAGCGAACTCCTGTTCGTCGGCGATTCCCGCAATGATATTCAGGCGGCACAGGCGGCGGGCTGTCGCAGTGTCGGCATGACGTATGGTTATAACTATGGTGAAGCGATCGAGCTGAGTCAGCCTGATGTCGTTCTGGATCGTTTTGCCGATATTTTGCCCCTGATCGGGCATTCTTCTTCACACAATCAGGAACCCTTAGTATGA
- a CDS encoding transporter substrate-binding domain-containing protein produces the protein MIKSKLTLLACSLCMAGTLAASFTASAEEKKWTTVRIATEGAYHPYNFTKPDGTLDGMEIELYKVLCNNMQVKCEIMVQPFTSTIPALNAGKFDAIISGMSATDKRREVIDFSQPYTQAGQTFAVLKSSKLAKDFPDAGQRFSINPADEATAKAEIEKLKPLLEGKTIGVQSASIASAFLDKYMKGVMKVREYKTTQEHDLDLKAGRVDLVIASAPYLKSISEKPGNADIVTPGPQFIGGILGSGSSVGLRKSDPELKAMFNKAIDQAKEDGTIRKLSEKWFGMDTTPL, from the coding sequence ATGATCAAATCAAAACTCACACTGCTCGCCTGCTCGCTGTGTATGGCAGGAACGCTGGCTGCCTCATTCACCGCCTCAGCAGAAGAGAAAAAATGGACGACCGTCCGCATCGCGACCGAAGGCGCTTACCACCCGTACAACTTCACCAAACCAGACGGCACGTTGGATGGTATGGAGATCGAGCTGTATAAAGTGCTGTGTAACAACATGCAGGTGAAATGCGAGATCATGGTTCAGCCGTTCACCAGCACCATTCCTGCACTGAATGCCGGCAAGTTCGACGCGATCATCTCTGGTATGTCCGCCACGGACAAACGCCGTGAAGTGATCGATTTCAGCCAGCCGTACACGCAGGCAGGGCAGACGTTCGCCGTGCTTAAATCCAGCAAACTCGCTAAAGATTTCCCAGACGCGGGCCAGCGCTTCTCCATTAACCCAGCCGACGAAGCCACCGCCAAGGCAGAGATTGAGAAGCTGAAACCGCTGCTGGAAGGCAAAACCATCGGCGTACAGTCCGCCTCTATCGCCAGCGCCTTTTTGGATAAATATATGAAAGGCGTGATGAAGGTACGCGAATATAAAACCACGCAGGAACACGATCTGGATCTGAAAGCGGGCCGTGTGGATCTGGTTATCGCTTCCGCGCCTTATCTCAAAAGCATTTCGGAAAAACCGGGCAATGCTGACATCGTCACGCCAGGGCCACAGTTCATCGGCGGCATTCTGGGCAGCGGTTCTTCCGTTGGCCTGCGTAAAAGCGATCCTGAGCTGAAAGCCATGTTCAACAAGGCGATTGATCAAGCCAAAGAAGACGGCACCATCAGAAAACTGAGCGAAAAATGGTTCGGTATGGACACCACGCCACTCTAA
- a CDS encoding ABC transporter permease, whose translation MEDVTFWQLISFGEHGWGKLLLIGAGMTIALAIGGFLLGAVIGTIGAWSKICGNRPVRYLADGYTTLIRGVPDLLIIYLLYFGGSSALTLLATLFGSNEFFGFPGFLAGVFAVGISSGAQQTEVYRGAFYAVSKGEIEAAKACGMPTLLRLRRIIIPLLLRHAIPPLGNVWQLVLKTSALVSVTGVAELMTQSQTGAGSTGKPFDFFMAAALLYLAISICSGWIMRRAESHYSRGVKR comes from the coding sequence GTGGAAGACGTTACTTTCTGGCAGCTCATCAGTTTTGGTGAACATGGCTGGGGGAAATTATTACTGATTGGGGCAGGAATGACGATCGCACTGGCGATCGGCGGCTTCCTGCTGGGGGCGGTGATCGGCACGATCGGTGCCTGGTCCAAAATTTGCGGCAACCGCCCCGTGCGCTATCTGGCCGATGGCTACACCACTCTCATCCGTGGCGTCCCCGATCTCCTCATCATCTACCTGCTTTATTTCGGCGGAAGCTCTGCATTAACCCTGCTCGCCACACTGTTTGGCAGCAATGAATTCTTTGGTTTTCCGGGCTTCCTCGCCGGGGTATTCGCCGTTGGTATTTCCTCCGGTGCACAGCAGACGGAAGTTTATCGCGGCGCGTTCTACGCCGTCTCCAAAGGGGAAATTGAGGCCGCCAAAGCCTGTGGTATGCCAACACTATTGCGCCTGCGCCGCATCATCATACCGCTCCTGCTGCGCCACGCGATCCCGCCACTCGGCAATGTGTGGCAGTTGGTGCTGAAAACCTCCGCGCTGGTTTCCGTTACTGGTGTCGCAGAGCTAATGACGCAGTCGCAAACCGGCGCAGGTTCTACCGGTAAACCGTTTGATTTCTTCATGGCGGCCGCACTGCTGTATCTGGCTATCTCAATCTGTTCCGGCTGGATTATGCGCCGTGCCGAGTCTCATTATTCCCGGGGTGTGAAACGCTGA
- a CDS encoding ABC transporter permease, producing MDFPFLYETFLEIIPGIPLTLQLAVSSVFLGFFLALGLVLMQLSSFAILRSIARTYVLFFRGTPLLVQLFLIYYGLGQFPWVRESMLWPFLREPHWCALLSLSLCTGAYASEIIRGGLQSVPVGQIESARACGMPSFMIFKRIVFPLAIRQALPAYGNELISMVKSTSLASIITLMEITGIAARLIAETYRALEVFLVAGAIYLFINLILTRLLMWTEFTLTPHLRAPGAQPAAKKMKNLGDLQ from the coding sequence ATGGATTTTCCTTTTCTGTACGAAACGTTTCTGGAGATTATTCCCGGTATCCCGTTAACCCTGCAACTGGCGGTCAGCTCGGTCTTTCTGGGCTTCTTTCTGGCGTTGGGCTTGGTGTTGATGCAGCTATCATCCTTTGCCATCCTGCGCTCAATTGCACGGACCTACGTCCTGTTTTTCCGCGGTACGCCGTTGCTGGTGCAGCTGTTCCTGATTTACTACGGGCTGGGGCAATTCCCCTGGGTTCGCGAAAGTATGCTTTGGCCCTTCCTGCGGGAGCCACACTGGTGCGCCCTGCTGTCGCTCAGCCTGTGTACCGGTGCCTATGCCAGTGAAATTATCCGTGGCGGGTTGCAGTCCGTTCCGGTTGGCCAGATCGAATCGGCACGCGCCTGCGGCATGCCGTCGTTCATGATTTTCAAGCGTATCGTTTTTCCGCTGGCAATCCGTCAGGCGCTTCCCGCTTACGGTAATGAGCTGATCTCGATGGTTAAGTCGACCTCGTTGGCTTCCATCATCACGCTGATGGAAATCACCGGGATCGCCGCACGCCTCATCGCGGAAACCTACCGTGCGCTCGAAGTGTTCCTGGTCGCTGGTGCTATTTATCTGTTTATTAACCTTATTCTGACACGTTTACTGATGTGGACAGAATTTACGCTTACTCCTCATCTCCGTGCGCCGGGTGCGCAACCGGCAGCGAAAAAAATGAAGAACTTGGGAGATCTGCAATGA
- the cysG gene encoding siroheme synthase CysG, giving the protein MDYLPIFCQLHDKPCLLVGGGEIAERKARLLLDAGAVITVNALDFNDQFRAWEQDAQLTLVHGTFDPTLLDEVWLVIAATDDQDVNNHVYASASERRIFCNVVDSPERASFIMPSIIDRSPLMVAVSSGGAAPVLARLLREKLESILPQNLGKLAAFAGELRSRVKKRFCKMSARRRFWEKLFVHDRLAQALANEDSQRVQQLTELLFSAPLDDRGEVTLVGAGPGDAGLLTLKGLQHLQQADIVVYDRLVSKEILNLSRRDAERIFVGKSSGYHSVPQDQINQLLEEKARAGHRVVRLKGGDPFIFGRGAEELEHLQQAGVPFSVVPGITAASGCSAYSGIPLTHRDHSQGVRLITGHVKHDNDLDWSSLAAEKQTLVFYMGLQQAEYIQSKLIEQQLPESVPVAIIENGTSTKQRVLSGQLSQLSELAQQASSPSLIIIGDVVGLREKLNWFSDQTA; this is encoded by the coding sequence CCCTGTCTATTGGTAGGTGGTGGTGAAATAGCCGAGCGCAAAGCCCGGCTATTGCTAGATGCTGGCGCAGTGATTACCGTCAATGCGCTCGATTTTAACGATCAATTTCGGGCGTGGGAGCAGGATGCTCAATTAACGCTGGTACACGGCACCTTCGATCCCACGTTACTGGACGAAGTCTGGCTAGTGATTGCCGCCACCGACGATCAGGATGTCAATAACCATGTCTATGCCAGCGCCAGCGAGCGCCGGATTTTCTGCAACGTGGTTGATTCACCCGAACGCGCCAGTTTCATTATGCCGTCGATCATCGACCGTTCACCGCTGATGGTCGCCGTGTCCTCTGGCGGTGCCGCCCCGGTCTTGGCTCGGCTACTGCGGGAAAAGCTGGAAAGTATTTTGCCGCAAAATCTCGGTAAGCTGGCAGCCTTCGCTGGCGAATTGCGCAGCCGGGTAAAAAAACGCTTCTGCAAGATGAGCGCACGCCGCCGCTTCTGGGAAAAACTCTTCGTACACGATCGGCTGGCGCAGGCGCTGGCCAATGAAGACAGTCAGCGCGTTCAACAACTAACAGAACTGCTTTTCTCCGCACCGTTGGATGACAGAGGTGAAGTCACGCTGGTCGGCGCTGGGCCAGGCGACGCAGGATTACTGACGTTAAAAGGCCTACAGCATCTCCAGCAGGCCGACATCGTCGTTTACGATCGACTGGTATCGAAAGAGATTCTCAACCTGTCACGCCGTGACGCCGAGCGCATCTTCGTCGGTAAATCATCTGGCTATCACAGCGTTCCTCAGGATCAAATCAATCAGTTGCTGGAAGAAAAGGCGCGAGCAGGCCACCGGGTCGTCAGGCTGAAAGGCGGTGATCCCTTTATCTTTGGCCGTGGTGCCGAAGAGCTGGAACACCTGCAACAGGCCGGTGTACCGTTCTCCGTCGTACCTGGTATTACCGCCGCGTCAGGCTGTTCCGCTTACAGCGGTATCCCACTCACCCATCGCGATCACTCGCAGGGCGTCAGGTTGATCACCGGACACGTTAAGCACGACAACGATCTGGACTGGTCTAGCCTCGCAGCGGAAAAACAGACGCTGGTGTTTTACATGGGGCTTCAGCAGGCTGAGTACATTCAAAGCAAGTTAATCGAACAGCAGTTACCGGAAAGCGTACCTGTCGCGATTATTGAAAACGGCACCTCAACCAAGCAGCGCGTTCTGAGTGGACAGCTCTCCCAACTGAGCGAATTAGCACAGCAGGCCAGCAGCCCGAGTTTGATCATCATCGGCGACGTCGTTGGTCTACGGGAAAAATTGAACTGGTTCTCTGACCAGACAGCATAA
- the dam gene encoding adenine-specific DNA-methyltransferase translates to MKKNRAFLKWAGGKYPLVEEIRRYLPAGDCLIEPFVGAGSVFLNTEYDRYILADINSDLINLYNIVKSNADEFVTDARKLFTDEVNTSETFYLLRDEFNLCNDAYRRALLFLYLNRHCYNGLCRYNMRGEFNVPFGRYKKPYFPEEEIRWFAFKAQNATFVCEHYQDTLEKAEKGSVIYCDPPYAPLSATANFTAYHTNNFSRADQQSLAQLARRLSVESKIPVLISNHDTVLTREWYQEAVLYVVKARRTISRNILGRSKVNELLALYR, encoded by the coding sequence ATGAAGAAGAACCGCGCTTTTTTAAAATGGGCTGGTGGTAAATATCCGCTGGTAGAAGAAATTCGTCGCTATTTACCCGCAGGAGACTGTCTTATTGAGCCCTTTGTTGGCGCGGGTTCTGTATTTTTGAATACGGAATACGATCGCTACATACTGGCTGATATTAATAGCGATCTGATTAATCTCTACAATATCGTCAAATCGAATGCAGATGAATTTGTTACCGACGCCCGTAAACTTTTTACGGATGAGGTCAACACGTCAGAGACATTTTATCTGCTGCGTGACGAATTTAATCTTTGCAACGATGCCTATCGGCGCGCGTTGCTGTTTCTCTATTTGAATCGCCACTGCTATAACGGCCTGTGCCGTTACAACATGCGCGGTGAATTCAATGTTCCTTTCGGGCGCTACAAGAAGCCCTATTTTCCTGAAGAAGAAATTCGCTGGTTCGCCTTCAAAGCGCAAAATGCCACTTTCGTCTGTGAGCATTATCAGGACACGTTGGAAAAAGCAGAGAAGGGATCGGTTATTTATTGCGATCCGCCTTATGCACCGCTGTCTGCTACCGCGAATTTTACGGCCTATCACACCAATAATTTCAGCCGTGCCGACCAGCAGAGTTTGGCGCAATTGGCGCGCCGTTTATCAGTAGAAAGCAAGATTCCGGTGCTGATCTCCAATCATGACACTGTGCTGACCCGTGAGTGGTATCAGGAAGCTGTGCTGTATGTTGTTAAAGCGCGCAGAACGATTAGCCGTAATATTTTAGGGCGTAGTAAAGTAAACGAGTTATTAGCCCTATATCGGTAA